The genomic interval CCCATTTCGAGGTAGCAGCGGTTGAGATCGGTGATTTCGAGTTCGCCGCGGGCGGATGGCTTGATGCTGGCCGCGAGGTCACAGACTTGGCGGTCGTAGAAATAGAGGCCTGTCACTGCGTAGTTGGATTTTGGCGCCGCCGGCTTTTCGTCAATGCTGATGGCGCGTTGGTGTTCGTCGAATTCGACGACACCGTAACGCTCGGGATCGTGGACGTGATATGCGAAGACGCTGGCGCCCGTCTGGCGCGCGTCGGCCGCTTGCAGAAGCTTCACCATGTCGTGGCCGTAATAGATATTGTCGCCTAGGACCAACGCGCTCGGCGAATTCCCCACGAATTCGCGGCCGATGATAAAGGCTTGCGCGAGACCATCCGGTGAGGGCTGGACGGCGTATTGGATGTTGATGCCCCACTGGCTGCCATCGCCGAGCAATTCTGCGAAACGCGGCGTGTCGTGCGGCGTCGAGATCACCAGAATGTCGCGGATGCCGCTCAGCATCAGGGTGGTGAGCGGATAGTAGATCATCGGCTTGTCGTAAACCGGCATCAATTGCTTCGAGACCGATTGCGTAATCGGATAGAGCCGGGTGCCGGAGCCGCCGGCCAGGACGATGCCCTTTCGTGCCGGCGTATTTCTTTGTGGCGCGATCATGTCGCCGTCGCGGGCAAAAGCTGGTCGAGTACGGCGTCGACGTCGTCGGTCCAATCCGGCAGCGTGAGGTTGAACGCCGCCCGAAGCTTGGATGTATCGAGACGCGAATTCTTTGGCCGCATTGCCGGCGTTGGGTATTCCGCGGTCGTTATCGGCATGACGGATTGCGGCTCGGCCTTGAGAGCAATGCCCGTTTGGCGGGCTCGCGCGATAACATGTTTGGCAAGCCCGTGCCAGCTGGTCTCGCCGCCCGCCACTGTGTGATAAAGTCCCCAGCGGCTGTCGCCGGCCTTTGCCGCGGCAAGCTGTGAAAGAGTCTTAGCGGTGATGTCGGCGAGCAAGGCGGCGGAGGTCGGCGCGCCGAACTGATCGGCTACCACGCGCAACACGTCGCGCTCGCCGGCCAGGCGCAACATGGTCTTGATGAAATTCTGGCCGTGGGCGCTGACGACCCAGCTGGTGCGAAAAATCAGATGCTTTCGGCAGGTCCGCACGGCAAGCTCGCCCTCCAGCTTGCTGCTGCCATAGACCGACAACGGTCCCGTCGCGTCTGTTTCGACATACGGTGAAGACTTACTCCCGTCGAACACATAGTCCGTCGAATAGTGAACCAAGCAAGCCCCGAGCGTTTCCGCTTCTTCGGCAAGGACAGCCGGCGCCGTCGCGTTAATCGCGAAAGCACGATCCGGCTCGCTTTCGGCCTTGTCGACGGCTGTGTAGGCAGCCGCGTTGAGGATGATGCTGGGTTCATGCCGGCGCACAACTGCGCGCAAAGACTCAGGATTGGCAAGATCGATATCAGGTCTGGCGAGCGCGATGACCGGACCCAGCGCAGCTAGCGTATGGCGCAATTCCTGGCCGACCTGGCCGTTGGCGCCGAGCAGCAGGATGGAGCGCTGCGTCACGTTAGGTGCCGTATTGCCGGTCGATCCATTGGCGATAGCCGCCGCTGGTCACGCCCTCGACCCAGGCTTGATTGTCGAGATACCACTGCACGGTCTTGCGGATTCCGGTATCGAAGGTTTCCTGCGGCTTCCAGCCAAGCTCGCGCTCGATCTTGCCGGCGTCGATGGCGTAGCGCCGGTCGTGACCGGGACGGTCTTTCACATAGGTGACCTGATCGGCGTAGGATTTTCCGTCGGCTTTGGGTCGCAGCTCGCCGAGGATGGCGCAGACTGTTTTGACGACATCCAGGTTGGCCATCTCGTTCCAGCCGCCGATATTGTAGGTCTCGCCGACGCGCCCAGCCTGCAACACCCGAATGATGGCGCGGCAATGGTCTTCGACATAGAGCCAATCGCGAACCTGCAATCCGTCGCCATAAATCGGCAGCGGCTTGCCCGCGAGTGCGTTTAGGATGATCAGCGGGATGAGCTTTTCTGGGAAGTGATAGGGTCCGTAATTGTTGCTGCAGTTGGTCGTCAGAACCGGCAGGCCGTAGGTATGATGCCAGGCACGCACCAGATGATCGCTGGCGGCCTTGCTTGCGGAATAGGGCGAGTTCGGTTCGTAGGTGTCGCTCTCCTTGAACGGAGCCTCATCTGCATCGAGCGTTCCATACACCTCGTCGGTCGAAACGTGCAGGAAGCGAAACGCGTCTTTCTGCTCGGGCGGCAGATCACTCCAATAGCCGCGCACGGCTTCGAGCAGATTGAAGGTGCCGACCACATTGGTCTGGATGAAGTCTCCCGGGCCATGGATCGAGCGATCGACATGCGACTCGGCAGCGAAATTGATCACCGCGCGCGGACGATGCTCGCTCAGCAATCGTCCGACCAGCGCACTGTCGCCGATGCTGCCGCGGACGAATACGTGCCGCTGATCGCCGCGCAAAGGCGCGAGGTTGGCGAGATTGCCGGCATAGGTCAGGCAATCCAGGTTGATCACAGCCTCGTCCGCCTGGGCCAGCCAGGTGTGGACGAAATTGCTGCCGATGAAACCGGCGCAGCCCGTGGTGAGGATGGTCACGCGAACAATGCTTTCGTTGTGATCCGGATTGCGGCGGATTCTTCAAGCTACCGCCGTTCGGGTGAAACGTGTTTCACCCGTGCGGTTGTGCTTCGTGCAGCGCTTCACGCCGCCGGCGCGAGCGCTTCCTGGCGCAAGGCCACCGAGACGGCGCGGCCCAACAGATCGAGCAGCACGCGGACGCGGCCGGAGGCGTCGAGTTGTTCGAGCGTACCGATCAGATCCGTGAAGGGGCCCTCCGTGATGCGGATGGCCTGGCCGATCTTGAAGCTCGGTGCCCAGTTCATCGCGCCGTCGCCGCCCATGCGGGACTGCAGGGCTTCGACGATGCCGTGCGGAACGGGCTGTGGCGCTTCGCCTTGGGTGATCAGGCGCATGACGCCGAACGTGCCGTTGACGCTGCGCCAGGACTCGATCGCGATGTCGCGTTCCAGAAACACATAGCCGGGGAACAGCGGCGAGAAAACCTGCTTCACCGCGCGGGCATGGCGGACAGTTTTGCGGATGCGGGGGCAGAAGACGTGGAAGCCCTGGCGCTCCAGATTGGCGATGGCGCGGTTTTCGGCGTGGGGCTGGGTTTGGAGGACGTACCAGCGCGCTCCGGTCGCGATGACCTTGTCCATGGAAACCGATCCGCCCCATTGCAGGCCCCCGCCTGCGCTAACACGCGATAACGCCGCTTATCATGCCTTCGGCCACGCTGCCGCCGTTCGGGTGAAACGAGATTTCACCCCGAGCATACTTGGCCGTCTCCCGCTTGCTCGAAGTCAGGCGGCGGACACCAGCACCTCGGTGCGCAACGTCACCGACACGGAGCGTCCGAGAAGATCCAGCAGCACGCGCACCCGGCCCGGTGCATCAAGCTTTTCGAGTTTTCCCACCAGATCGGCGAATGGGCCGTCGACGATGCGTACAGCCTGGCCGATCTCGAATGCCGTGTGGCGCGCGACCGCGCCGTCTTCGTCGAGTTGCGCACGAAGCGCCTCGACCACGCCGATCGGCACCGGCTGCGGCGTATCGCCGTGCGCGATGAGGCGCGCAACGCCGGTCGTACCGTTCACGGCGCGCCATTGCTCATGCGCAATATCGAGGTTTAGAAAGAGATAGCCGGGAAACAGCGGCACAAGCGTGCGCGTTACCTTGCGGGCGTGGCGTATCGTCCGGTGGATGCGCGGGCAGAAAAGGCGATAACCCTGCCGCTCGAGATGGAAGCCCGCACGGTTCTCCGCATGCGGCTGGACTTGGACAACGTACCAGCGGGAGACATACAAATCCGCGGCGCGCATCGCTTGCGCGCCCGGAACCGACTGTATGGCGCGCACGGACGGCGCGGGCGCCGGGCCCGAGGGCGTGTCTTGCGGATTTGCAGCCGCTCTCATTGCCCGACAAAAGCCCCACGACGCATTGCAGCAAAAGCCCCAAAACTTGATGAGATGTGCTAGGCTGACATGTGGATCAATCTTGCCATCCCATTC from Rhizomicrobium sp. carries:
- the rfbB gene encoding dTDP-glucose 4,6-dehydratase, whose protein sequence is MTILTTGCAGFIGSNFVHTWLAQADEAVINLDCLTYAGNLANLAPLRGDQRHVFVRGSIGDSALVGRLLSEHRPRAVINFAAESHVDRSIHGPGDFIQTNVVGTFNLLEAVRGYWSDLPPEQKDAFRFLHVSTDEVYGTLDADEAPFKESDTYEPNSPYSASKAASDHLVRAWHHTYGLPVLTTNCSNNYGPYHFPEKLIPLIILNALAGKPLPIYGDGLQVRDWLYVEDHCRAIIRVLQAGRVGETYNIGGWNEMANLDVVKTVCAILGELRPKADGKSYADQVTYVKDRPGHDRRYAIDAGKIERELGWKPQETFDTGIRKTVQWYLDNQAWVEGVTSGGYRQWIDRQYGT
- the rfbA gene encoding glucose-1-phosphate thymidylyltransferase RfbA, whose translation is MIAPQRNTPARKGIVLAGGSGTRLYPITQSVSKQLMPVYDKPMIYYPLTTLMLSGIRDILVISTPHDTPRFAELLGDGSQWGINIQYAVQPSPDGLAQAFIIGREFVGNSPSALVLGDNIYYGHDMVKLLQAADARQTGASVFAYHVHDPERYGVVEFDEHQRAISIDEKPAAPKSNYAVTGLYFYDRQVCDLAASIKPSARGELEITDLNRCYLEMGTLHVETMGRGFAWLDTGTHDSLLEAASFIATLQRRQGLMIACPEEIALAHNWIDAARVEALAKPLRKNSYGQYLLKLIHQ
- a CDS encoding transcriptional activator RfaH, with the protein product MEWDGKIDPHVSLAHLIKFWGFCCNASWGFCRAMRAAANPQDTPSGPAPAPSVRAIQSVPGAQAMRAADLYVSRWYVVQVQPHAENRAGFHLERQGYRLFCPRIHRTIRHARKVTRTLVPLFPGYLFLNLDIAHEQWRAVNGTTGVARLIAHGDTPQPVPIGVVEALRAQLDEDGAVARHTAFEIGQAVRIVDGPFADLVGKLEKLDAPGRVRVLLDLLGRSVSVTLRTEVLVSAA
- a CDS encoding transcriptional activator RfaH, which encodes MDKVIATGARWYVLQTQPHAENRAIANLERQGFHVFCPRIRKTVRHARAVKQVFSPLFPGYVFLERDIAIESWRSVNGTFGVMRLITQGEAPQPVPHGIVEALQSRMGGDGAMNWAPSFKIGQAIRITEGPFTDLIGTLEQLDASGRVRVLLDLLGRAVSVALRQEALAPAA
- the rfbD gene encoding dTDP-4-dehydrorhamnose reductase, which translates into the protein MTQRSILLLGANGQVGQELRHTLAALGPVIALARPDIDLANPESLRAVVRRHEPSIILNAAAYTAVDKAESEPDRAFAINATAPAVLAEEAETLGACLVHYSTDYVFDGSKSSPYVETDATGPLSVYGSSKLEGELAVRTCRKHLIFRTSWVVSAHGQNFIKTMLRLAGERDVLRVVADQFGAPTSAALLADITAKTLSQLAAAKAGDSRWGLYHTVAGGETSWHGLAKHVIARARQTGIALKAEPQSVMPITTAEYPTPAMRPKNSRLDTSKLRAAFNLTLPDWTDDVDAVLDQLLPATAT